A region of the Parambassis ranga chromosome 24, fParRan2.1, whole genome shotgun sequence genome:
GACCAGCATGAGGCCCAAACTGTCTGAGAACCTGATACCCGACACAGAAAGGGAGACCCTCCTCTATGACTACATACTATATTAGAACTTGTTACCATTTTACTGCATTTCTGGCCTATGAAAGTATAAAAATCCTGTCATCAGAAGACAGATTTCAGTATATATCCTTAAAAGTTGGTCCTGACTCTAAAGACGACCCTGACATTCGTTACATTAGTTGGATTCTGCTTCATAACTAGTGTGTCTGAAGGCATTTTATAACACCTGAGAAGTGCCATATAAAGTTTTATTGACCTTATAAAGTTCCACGTTTATTTCAGAGATTGAAAACAAAAGCAATGCAAGCGAAAAAAATCAGCTGAACTTTAagcttctctcacacacacacatacacacacaacctctATTGTCAGGCTCCTAAACTCCAGCCCTCATGTCTACTGAGGGTCGACCATCCTGCTGCTTGCTGGGCTCGCCCATGTCAGGCCTGACTGGCTGCTTTGAGTCCGATCCTCAGAGTTAGGCTGATTCACAAAAACAGTGATGCCGACTAGGACTGAGGGTCAGCTGAGGCGTTTGTCTCCGGCATCCCTTTGTCGGCAGGTGTGCCTGGCTGCCTGGTGACCTCGGGGACGGGCAGTCCGTGaaagtgctgcagggcttgagCCACCTTCTCTGGACAAATGTTGTAAACCGGATGAGTCGGAGCCTAAGAAAGATAAATAAGACATCTGTTGTGTCACAGTATACgatcatttgtctttttttgtgtagcTGCAGTGTCCCAGATCCTACTCTGCTGTACGGTAATTACAGTTTCAATATTACTTACACAGTCAACATTTATATCACAGTAAACTGCTGCCACTATCCTTGGAGAcgttttattgatttttttgagAATTGCCTGCTGTAAAGTGGCCTATTTATTCTACAGGACTGTAGACTGATGCACATGGACACTGTTCCTCGCCTGGCACCTCGTTTTGAACATGATAGCTGTTTTTATCTGATATACATATGCATGCACATGGGACAGGAAATAAGCCATATATGCATGTCTGACTGCTGAGATACTCTACCTATTGTAACAAGTCATTGCTTCCCCCTTTTCCACTCTAATTAATCTTGATCACCAGCCTATTTTAAACACATAAAGGCATGCTTACCGATAACGcaggtgtgtttaaaaaaaaaaaaacatggctgattAATGTTAGAGAAGTTGAAGTGACCTATTAAAGTGGGTGCTTTCTTCTCTTTGGCGACACCTGTGGTGATAAGCAGTaactgcaggtgtgtttttaaaggctgttccatactcgaCGAggacgagaacagagaactcgctccacgggtggtaagagtaaaaaaaaaaagtttgtttcggcacggaggtaccatactccgcgagacgtgtgtgtgcagaactcctcatacggccctcctacgcagcgcacgtcacacacaaaaggttgacaatgcaattgtattgtaaattgtgagcacagtcgtggttacctggcctaacgagctgataatgctcagggaagagggcgtacagcatgacaatagatagaagatcagtgcagctgactgtagcagacctctggtcagtgtgagtttaactctgaacgtgactgtctgcaataatacatcccgtctcctggtgtttaatgtgcgcgagccactgtaacaccgtgatcaatactgggattagtttttatcgccaccttttggacagacgctctgcgcgccgtgtttctccttccaggagctgtttgccagctgctcatctaaactgacCATCGtagttgtacttcctccttctgtctgtgtgttctgcacctgaagaagctcttgcgcttcacgTCATAAAGGCAGAAAACAATCAAGCCCCACCCACAACAACGGAGGAAATAAGATAGAAGGactgttttagtgtttttataaATAGCCATACAACATTATGAATGCAGTAGCTTGCTAACAAATGGCTACAACAAAACTGTCCCCAGTAGGGAATAGTCCCACCCTCTGTCCTCACCAGTTTGTTCTCCTCCCTGCCGAGAATCAACTCATGATGGTGCTCCATGCTTCCAAAGTGTTGTGCTACGGAGAGGCCGCTCAGGCAGTAACACGTGTGGTAAAAGTCTCTGGACCTGCACACATGAAGACACAATACAGCACAGTGATGTCTATATGATGAACCATAAGACTATCATTTAattgtgcagagtgtgtgtgctgctgcctgcctttgtgtgtgtgtgtgtgtgagaccagaTGGTGTGTGGTACTGACTTGCCAGGCTTATCCAAAAGGCCCCCTGCAGGGttctgacagcagaggaggatgtACTCCTGCAAGGCCTGCTGCTCGAACATCCACCGCTGCCGACTCAGCTCCGACTCGCCTGTACAACCACAGTCCACCAAAACCGTCACAGTCAGGAGCATAAATCATTTACAGCTCTCATTTCTGGCAAACTAAGAGGAATTCATTAGTGTTTGATCTGTTATGAAAGCtccctacaaacacacactgcgtGTCCACCAAGTCTGCAGCTTTTAATGCTGAGTACAATATGATTCTGTCTTTACATTCCAGAATCCTGACTTTTACTTCCACTTCATTCCAGAATTCCAACTTTTGAATTGTAGCATTCTGACTTTCATTCCGATTTCTGATTTAAATGCCTGGATATAAACAGttacattttaaaccattcACAACTTCAAAAAACGTATTACCTGTACATCTCCTTTGAGTCTCACATGTtaagttttaaataaaaagtcaAGTGAATAAGATGGAAATGATGAATGCAAATAGGACCTATAAGAAAAACGATAatttttagtgtttgaattGAGATGATTCAACGACTCATTTTGTCacagaaaataaagactttAAAGAGGAGATATAAAATATGTTGTAAATAAAatgagtaaaaataaataataagtaTCTGTCAGCTGAATTATGGTTTCCAGAATACACCCCACTGCCTTTCACTCAGTGCTGTGTTTGGAGGATGGACCTCAGCGTGACCTCAGAgaactttttctttaaatgtcagCTGGAAAAGAAAACTGGCTGTTAATAAACCATTTAAGAAAGCAAATAAAAAGGTACCTTCTTTGAATAAGGCTCTGTGGAGAAGAGGCAAGAGTCCAGCTTGCCAGAAAGAGTAGCAGCCGTCCACCAGTTTATTACAGCGGCCTTGGAAGCCTCCCTCGAATCGCATTTGTCTGCTGACCACCCACCtctgagagggaggagaaaacaaaaaatgttagTACATGTTTGCCTGTGAGGATGCTGAGATCTCCTGAGAGTAAAAACTTGTGACCTGCCCAGTGGCTGTGAtattgttgccatggaaacggctAATTGGTAGACCGATTTGGCTCAGCTTAAACTGAAAAAATGATGAGACACTGGGTTTAATACCAGTGGAGGTGTAGCCTACATTACTGTGtatcacagcagctctgacatgaAGTGTGAGTCTTGCAGAGGAGGCGCAGCAGGTGAGTCAAGCCGCTGTAGATATTCCTGACCAGTGTCGACTTACAACCTTTGCTGAACATCCCCCACTGGGACGGACGGGCAGTGACACAGGACACCTGATCTGTTgacctgtgactgtggctggGTGTGGGGAGTGAGACTTACTACAGGCTGTTTAAATAAGGAGGGACACTTTTAACCAGCCTGTTTgcaagggggagggggggggcaggttTTCTGACCAGCCTCATGCAAATTTGACTTTAACTGAACACTATTTGAATAGGTGCTTCAGGGTGGCAGACAGTGGCAGCAGTGTCAAACACATGTTAACACTTGTGCTGCTTTTGGTACAAACTGCTCACCAACAAGGCTTTAAGATCCAGCATGTGCTCTTTGCCCAGGATGACGAGGGCCGCCGTGCCACAGAAAGTGTACCCGCCGTGTGCCTCCAGACCTGGTACCCCGCTTAGTCCGCCCTCCCAGTTCTGGCACCTACAGACAGCCGGCacagcaataaaaacacttcctgtaTTTACAAAGAAACAGGAATCACTAACAGCTTTGCTCTGTCTGTACCTGAGGATCCAGTTGGTCGTGTCCTCAAACAATTTAGGTGTGAGGATGTTTGTGAGGGATGCTACAGAAGCTGCACAGTATGCACTCCTGGACAGATAGAGATCAACAAAAGAAAGATGTGAACAGGAGGTCTGCTTACTCAACACTTCTAACGCTTGGTATTTTTAGACTGCAAGCagaccaaacacaaacacacagtttgatCTCTGTGTCTGCGGTTGTTTTGGTAATTTTGCTAGCCGTCGTTAATGGTCATTATTACTTATAACCCATCCTTTAAATCTAAAAGAAGTTTTCTGTTGCCATCACATCATCAATATGTCAGTGTCATGGCTGGAAGTGCAGTGAATGTTTCCACTgtacttttttgttttcagcaagCTAAACAAACACTCTTGTccctgagcatgctcagtgaggtcaaCCAGACACTCATACAGTGCTTAATGACAAAGGCTACACTAGCTGCATTAGCAGGCTTTTGTACATATAACGATACACACATATGTGAAaacatttgtaatgtttttcCCCCTGGCACATACTATTCACACCTTGCTGGTTGTAGCCAACGACCTTATTTACACCCAGAAAGGCTTTCCAACATGTTCTTATATTTGGTACTTTTACCCTTTTACCCATGATCCTTTTCTAAACATGCACTTTTTTGCCTGATGTTGAGCATTAGTGTGactacaaatttaaaaaaaatgttgaaacaaataaatcaatatttttgtttccaAAAAGGCAAACTATTCTCACCTGCCACATACTACCAACTTGCACAGTAAAGTGCAGAACACAGTGTTTTGTTATGTCGTGGGCTAATACAGTGAGCTAAACAGCTGAACTGTGTCTATTCTCACCCAGATGCACATAGGTTACCTTCATTTTAAAGGCCTCTAATTTAGCTGGGCTATGACGCTGTAAGCATATTTGCATGATATTTTTCTGACAGATGCTATTCACACCCAGGTGTTTGTAGCCAACAACGCTATTTGCACCCAACAGAAAGGCTTTGTGGCAAAAAGAAGGGCTTTTTGACATGTGCCTAACATTGGGAATGGGTTATTTGTAACCCAAACCATGGTGTTATTCTAAACCTAACCTCAAGATTCAAACACAAATCTACTCTTATGCTAGGGAAATGTGGGTATTTCTCCCGTTTTTCTACCAacacaagatttaaaaaaacatgataaaataCAAAGTTAGTCTTAAAAATGTCCTACTTAGTTGGTGAGAGCACTTACTGTGCAGCTGTAAAATGTGATGATGAATACCAGCGTAAATAGCAGTTGTGCTCCTAATTGTGAGGATGGGGAACAGAGGGTGGATGAGGTAGCTTTATCTACTCACCTGACATCTACCTCCCCGCCAATGTGCATCACAAACGAGCCATCTGGCTGCTTCAATGACCACAGGAAATCTAACAGCTTCTCCCTGGAGAGGGTAGgcagaagggggagagagagaggggagagggggaggagaaggaagggagcAAGGTAAAGAGATCATTTTTAATAAAGCTCAGATGCGTTCTCATTGTTATTATGgtgttcagaaaaaaagaataaaaaagcacaggacttaaaggAACATGGTGTAGAAGTTAccaccatctagtggtgagaTCATTTAACATAATGTTAGCGCTTGATCTTGACTAGTACCTGTCTATAACGTTATAGGCCTCATCTGTGCCAATTATGCAGAGGGCGTTGACAGCGGCGTAGGTGGGTGCGAGGTGGGCGTGCTGCCCCGGTCCTCCAGCGAAGCCTCCGGTTGGGCTCTGACAGCGTGCCagaaactgacacacactggaATGGGTGAGATGAATTCAGAACTGTAAGTGCTGCCCATTCACAGGGAAGCCAACATCACACAGTATGCTGAAAATGTTGAAAATCTGCATCATGCGCTGCTGTTTACATGGATTTTTCTGCTGATAAACATGTTCCTGTGACTTGGTGGGATTGCCCAAATGCTAGATCTATAAGAAAGAGGGAGGAATCTGTGCTGAACATCCAGATCTGACCATTTGTGGTCAGGTACAgccctcacctctctctctctttctaacCTTTGATGCATCAGCTGATGTTCTAGCTGAGATGAAactggtgtgaatgtgtgctgcTAAAAGCTCCTTGATACTGAAAAAGACCCCTCATTTCAGTTTGGAGCTTTCAGCCACTCAGCAGCCTGTAAAGCCTGCACCATCGGGTTACTTCACTTTTTGCTGACGTGTCACAGAGCACGGACCATCTCAACCGCAGCTTCCTTTCTTTCCAGCCTCTGTGCACCTCATTGCCTTCCTCACACAAATGCTTCTCTTCATCCCCTGCCATGGAACCAAATCACAAAACAGTGAAGGGTGCCTTTCAGCCAACTGAGTTGGAAGGGAAGCCTGCATTGACTTTGGCCAAACAGTGCGGTGCCAGTGCTGACCTGAGAACA
Encoded here:
- the fntb gene encoding protein farnesyltransferase subunit beta, which encodes MDGMTMNLRCFGEHHSAEMFVDDGEETVTSVEQKKVEHSIEEIISVYKQMHSLPQPTLLREQHYQYLKKGLRHLSDAYECLDASRPWLCFWILHSLELLEEPIPAAVASDVCQFLARCQSPTGGFAGGPGQHAHLAPTYAAVNALCIIGTDEAYNVIDREKLLDFLWSLKQPDGSFVMHIGGEVDVRSAYCAASVASLTNILTPKLFEDTTNWILRCQNWEGGLSGVPGLEAHGGYTFCGTAALVILGKEHMLDLKALLRWVVSRQMRFEGGFQGRCNKLVDGCYSFWQAGLLPLLHRALFKEGESELSRQRWMFEQQALQEYILLCCQNPAGGLLDKPGKSRDFYHTCYCLSGLSVAQHFGSMEHHHELILGREENKLAPTHPVYNICPEKVAQALQHFHGLPVPEVTRQPGTPADKGMPETNASADPQS